Below is a genomic region from Fusobacterium nucleatum.
AAATCTATAAAAGAAAATATAAATGGAATAGAATTTCATATATCACCTACTTCATTCTTTCAAATAAATGTAAAACAAGCTAAAAGATTATATGATATCGCAATAAGTTTCTTTGATGATATAGACAATAAATATATAGTAGATGCTTATTCAGGTACTGGGACTATTGGAATGATAATGGCAAAGAAAGCTAAAAAGGTTTATGCTATTGAAATTGTAAAATCTGCTAGTGAAGATGGAGAAAAAACTGCCAAAGAAAATAGAATAGAAAATATTGAGTTTATTAATGGTCCTGTAGAAAAAGAATTAGTCAATCTTATAAATAACAATAAAAGAATAGACACTATTATATTTGACCCTCCAAGAAAGGGGCTAGAAGCTTCTATCATAGATAAGGTTGCTGAACTTAATCTAAAAGAAGTTGTATATATTTCTTGTAATCCATCTACATTTGCAAGAGATGTAAAGTTATTTTCTGAAAAGGGATATGTTTTAAAAAAATTACAAGCTGTGGATATGTTCCCACAAACTAGCCATATTGAATGTGTGGGATTGATAGTGAAAGAATAGTCAGACAAAAAATGTGTGAAATATATATAATTGTCTGTTAAATTTGAAAAGCAATGGAGAGATCTATTGCTTTTTTATTATAATAATCAATCAAAAATTGAAATTTTTTAAAATTTATGTTATCTTATACTCAGACAAAAATTACGTGAATTATATAAAATTGTCTGTGGAGGTTTAATATGATAATTGAAAGAAAACAGTATCTAAATGAATTGATAAAAAAGAAAGATAATGGAAGAATAAAAATCATTACAGGAATAAGAAGATGTGGAAAGTCTTATTTATTATTTAAGTTATATAAAGATTATTTGTTAGGTAATGGTGTAAAAAAAGAACAAATTATTGAAATGGCACTTGATGAAATAGATAATATCAAGTACAGAAATCCATTTGAGTTAAATGACTACATAAAAAATAAAATAACTAAAAATAAAAAATACTATATTTTTATTGATGAAATTCAATTTTCAAAACCAGTAAAAAATCCATATATTCCTAATTCTGATGAAGAAATAACTTTTGTTGATACTTTACTTGGACTTATGAAGAATGAAAATTTAGATATTTATGTTACAGGTAGTAATTCTAAAATGCTTTCAAAAGATATATTAACTCAATTTAGAGATAGAGGAGATGAAATTCATGTATATTCTCTATCTTTTGCTGAGTTTTATAATACTTATAAAGATAAAAATTTAGTTTGGCGTGATTATGTAGTATTTGGTGGAATGCCTTATATTTTAAGTTTAGAAACTTTTGAGGAAAAGAGTACTTATTTAAAAAATTTATTTGAAGAAACTTATATTAAAGATATTATTGAAAGAAACAAAATTCAAAATAGTTCAGATATATTAGATATTTTACTTAATTTTATTTCGTCAGCAATAGGTTCTCTTACAAATCCTCTAAAACTTTCAAATAGATTTTTAT
It encodes:
- a CDS encoding ATP-binding protein; this encodes MIIERKQYLNELIKKKDNGRIKIITGIRRCGKSYLLFKLYKDYLLGNGVKKEQIIEMALDEIDNIKYRNPFELNDYIKNKITKNKKYYIFIDEIQFSKPVKNPYIPNSDEEITFVDTLLGLMKNENLDIYVTGSNSKMLSKDILTQFRDRGDEIHVYSLSFAEFYNTYKDKNLVWRDYVVFGGMPYILSLETFEEKSTYLKNLFEETYIKDIIERNKIQNSSDILDILLNFISSAIGSLTNPLKLSNRFLSENKINISHNTISKYLSYFEESYILYSAKRYDIKGAKYFTTPLKYYFADIGLRNARLNFRQVEETHIMENIIYNDLIRRGYNVDVGVVEYTQTKENKNRKIQLEVDFVVNRGNIKYYIQSALTLNSEEKREQELNSLKRIDDSFKKIVVVKDDIIPRYDEQGIYYIGIKDFLLTDSVFEN